AAACTTCTACAGttgataaatactttcagcaaagtatcaggatacaaaattaatattaaatttggCAATGATTTCTTGGATATGACATCGAAGGATAGGTACCGATGGAAAAACAGACAGACTTGattaaaactaaactaaaaatttGTACATCAAaaggtgttttcatttttaaaaaagttttcttccatttattaattttctttgggtgcacacatgtgcattcatgcatgtggaggtcagaggacacttgcaggagttgattctttccttcaaccatgtgggtcctggggattgtaTTAGATCATAAAGCTTGtgaggcggtggtggcgcacacctttaaacccagcacttgggaggcagaggcagacagatctctatcagttcaaggctggcctggtcttaTAGAGCACGTTCCAGGCATCCaaggctacgcagagaaaccctgtctcaaaaatctaaaacaacaGATAGAtgagatagatggatggatgaatggatggacagatTGACGGACAGATGGAAGGACGGTAGATGgtgtttttacctgctgagccaatgGGTGACCctcaaaaaatgttttcaagagAATAAAAAAGCCATTCATAGAATACAGACTTCAAAAAAACCCAACCTGAATCAAAAATAGGTAAATGACtgtatttctccaaagaagatagacaaacatcTAATAAGTACATAAGCAAATGTTATCACTAATTAGGGAGTAAATATCATtcaccattacagaaaaccaaatatagAACACAGTAATGTATCATCACACATTCATTCCAATAGaaagcacaaaaacaaaagtaacaaaagcCTAAACCAGAAAACAAAGTACAAATATGGAGAAACTACATACCGTTATTAGGATTAGGACTATAACATGATACAGAAAAGCAATATtgtgattctttaaaaaattaaaaactgaaatgtaTATGATCCAACAATTTTACTTTTGGCATATATACCCAAAATAACTGAAGGTATGTTTGTTACATTCATAGTCATGGTAGTATTACAGTAGCTAAAATGTGGAAGCAACCATGTATGTACTGACTGATAGataaagaaaattgttttctttccacaTGTGCTACCCTGGTAGTCAGGTCACAAATTATTTTCTGACATGAACTGTTTAGGACAGTTTACCTTGTACATACCACTGAGAAGGTTCTTGCCATCTCTCCTGGAAAAGTCAACAGTGTGTTAATGCTGTGATTCTTACGTAGTTTCCAAAATTAGCTGGAGCTTACCTACTCTTTTCCCTGCTGCTGCATTATTCCCACTCACTCCAATACCACGAGCAGACtacaattaaaacacaaaacacctACAAAGGTGAGTCAATGCAGAATAGGTCACCAAACATCAAATACTTGTATTCTATTGCTAAAATGTTGGTGGCAtccattataaattatttattctatTCTTTGTTTAAGATAACTTGGGATCTAATCTTGCTTCTTGTGCTTATTTTTTATCCTTAAACAAGTAAAACTTGATGGCTTAGATAAGTCTTGACACTGGAAAAAGTCTTAATGAAACTATGTATTACTGAAAACTACAGAATAACAATGAACATGGCAgtaatgcctgtaattccagcacttaggagctaGAAGCAGGATCTGAATTCAAGTTCATCCCCgaagtaccaggccagcctgggctacgtgagaaatctgtctaaaaagaaaaaaaaaaaaagcaaaaaagcaatcATCCAATAGATTTCCTACAAATTAGGTAAGTATTTTAGTGAAATGTATGAAAAAACAATTTAATTGTAGGTATTCTTACctaaataaaaacctaaatatgAAATAGTCATTCACTACAAGACTAGCTACAAGAatcaactgaaaagaaaatacttactaaaaaaaattctgtagGTTCTGACTGGGGAGAACTTTTCCTAATATTTTCATCCTGAAAGTGCTGGAAGTTTGTAGACAACCCAATTCCAGAGGGTCGAAGCCTGCCTGCCCCGCGTGTGTTCTGCAAACTGTCTCTGCTTGCACTTCGTGCAAGTGAAGCCAAAAAGCCATTATTATTTACACAACCAACAGGCTCTTTGGAAGCTTTGTTAGCCATTTCTGTGATATCTCGAGCTTCGACTTTGGAAATAATGTCAGATCTTTTCCCAGGCGAATCGACTTTAACACCACGGAAGCGAGCAGTCCTAGAGAAAGAAGAATCGGCTATGGTTCGAATGTCCAATTCCCGCAGGGCATTCTGTGAAGTAGACGCTGAGGGGTTGCCAGACTCAAAACATTTCGACTGTCTCTGTGGCTTCACCAGAGAATTGTGTAGAGACACTGGTGCAGCACAGAGAAGTGGCGACAGGAGTCTATTCTTGTGAGAGCTCGACTCTCGGTGGTTAAGAATCGCATTGTCTATTGGGTCACTGCTCAACACTCTCGCCACATGGTTCAGGGGCTGCTCTGCGGCTCTCAGCCCTCTATCACCTTTAGTGAGTGGGAACTCTGGCGTTACCTTCCCTATGCCTTCCACACCACTGCTCTGCTCGACACCATTTCCTTCTGCGAATGGAGCAAAGGGACCTACTTCCGGCAGGAGCAACTCTTCAGATACACACTCTTCTGATGGTGGAAATAAGACGACATCATCCTCGTTACTCGATGGCAAGTTCCCTGAAAGGAGTTTTGTCCGCCTAGGCAGAGATGATCCAAGATGAAGTACGGAATCTGCAAGCTCTTTGTCATTTTCCAGTTCTATGTGGGCCATCTGAGGTAGCAGTCTGATGCTACCCGGAGGATGAGACAGTGCGTTCATCTCCCATTTATCATCCTCCTTCAGCAGTTCATTCCTGAGAGATGACACTGGTCTATCCACAGGGCCCTGAGCTGCCGAAGAACTTGTGCCTGCATTCCTGGATGTTTCGGGGAGATAGGCATTCCCAGGAGAAGGTAAACAAGACTGCCCGATGTGAGGCAGGACTCTTAACAGTCTGTGCCGGGCTGCTGCTGTAGAACTGCTGGGAGGTCGAGGAGCTACAGGTGGGCGAGGTTTTACCTTGACAACTTTCTTAGGCTACAAGAAAAGAGTGCACATGTAATTCCTCAACATCGTTATTTCCGTCTTTCAGCAAGAATCAGTGGAGAAAATGTTACTTACCATATTGGCATTTTTGTTACCTCAATTTACAGTGCtcaaaaaagctgggtgtggagaCCCACACCTATCGTACTAGCACttggagactgaagcagggtgtctgtcatgagtttgaggccagcctgcttgaCAGAGTCCACTCCAGGCCACAAGATGAGTCATCTTCTCAATATAAGCAACaaagaaatgctttaaaatattaaaaatcttaaGATTATGATTGAGAAGGACTTGTTATATTAATTTATTGAGCATAATTTTCTGAAGATGttaaagaaaagataattttgttttattccttgATTAATTCTTTCTCAGGCTTTTAGGAAGAAGAAACAGTAGATTATCTTAGATATGGCTAAGATGACTGTGTATAGGCAGGTACTCAGAGATAAAGCTAACAGGACTAAACTGCTGGCCTTGAAAAGACTGTCCCTCTGTTGGTTTCTGTGTACATTTCAGGAAAGGTTCCTACCCTAGCTCATCACAATAGCTGAGCCTCAACTGCTTGTGCAAAGGAAATGGTTTGTAATGAACACCTGCTTTTCTTCTGAGTTTGAAATGTACAAATACATAGCAGGCAGAGGGTACAACATAGGACAAGCCTAAAAaccaggaaaaagagaaaaagtcctTTGTGCAGAGCTGCTAATGGAATACCTTGAGATGAGATTTCACATGTGTTGTCACAACTCACTGACAGAGAAATCGAGCCTATCTTAAGACTTTCGGGGAAGCCTCTATGATGCCTGTGCCTGCTTCACCTGGACTTGGATCCATATGCTTCTCCCTCtgttaattttgcttttgtttccttttgctgtATATGTGTCTTAACCAAAGTGCAAGTGCATACTATATCCGTGAGCCTCGTGTGACAGTAAACCAAGGACAGGACCTGCCTGTCACACCCAACACAGAAAGTTTACACAGcagttatcacagcaatagtgaagCTGAGAGCTCAGAAGAGTTTTGGCCTTTGAGCACAGGGATGGTCAGCAGACACAGGATGACATTCCAATAGCCTGGCCCATAGAAACACATACTGAAAATTCAGTAGGTACCAGTAGAGAAAAGGAGACCTAAAAAGGCTGGATAGATGCAAGTCCCTTGCAAAGGGACTTATAGCTCTTACAGCCACTTTTACCCTGAAGTCATTATCTTGCCAACatgcagaatatatatatatatatatatatatatatatatatatatccaaaagataatttttcaaaaatggaGATTATTTTCTAGGCCTTAGGAAATGAACAATAGTTGTCAAAACCTAAATAGCAATACGtatgctcccaaataaataaacacagacttccaAAGAGATCAacaatacatgcaaataaaactaCCCATGACCCAAATCATCAGcaaatggagagacagagaatatGGCCTTCAAATTAGTCATAAGGTTAAAAACAATCAAATGTAGGAGGCTCATATGCAAAGCTTGCACCTGTGGTGACAAGCAAGAATGTAGagcttcaaaaagaaaagagagaggtagGGCAGCCTAGACTtaaccaaacaaaagagaaaatcccACCTGTATAAATACCAAAAAGAGTGTAATATCAGGGATATCAAAATGGGCTAATAAAGGCCCAAAGGGAACAAGCTGAAGTTGTTGGTAGATGGAGTTTTAAGGAGGCTCTACTGTGCAGAGAGggtagagaaaaaaatagaaataacagaaTCAGAAGACCCACCTATTCTTCCCTGTGATGGGAGTGTCAGtgattaaaaaacacaaaaagagtgCTCTTTAAATAAATTACCTCCCTACATAATATTCTTACCTATTAACCTATAGAACTCTTAATACTTACCTAAATAAAAGTTATAAGAACAGAAAAGGGGGCAACAAACCCATATtagaataaagaagaaagtgaaaatgagaacattttaGCACACACAAATTCTCTCCTAACATAACACAGCAAAAGATAACTTCACCACAATACTCCAACctacatgaaatatttttaaatcagtaCTTGCAATGTTTGTTTACtaatgtgtgtggtatgtgcaagTAGGTACATGAatgcaggtacatgtgtgtgcatgcatgtaggggTCACAGATTGATgcaggtgtcttcttcagttggtgTCTTCCTTACTCTTTGTGACAGAGTCGCTTTCTgaagctggaactcactattaTATTACATtgattggccagtgagctcctgggaGCTGTCTGTCTCATACTTGCAATCTCCCCAGCCTGtctggttttggagacagggtaagtcaagtctggcctagaacttgtgcTTCAGCCTCTGCAGTGTGAGGGTTACAGAAGCATGTTCAGCTTTTGCAGATAATATTCAAACAACACATCAAATTATAAAAGACACAATgaacaaaaaaattagaagataCTATATAACCTGGCCAACCTTAGAAATAATcagtaaaaaatgaaatcatttcaaaatgaaaattaaaccaTAAGACACCTAAAGAAAACCAGATTCAACAAGACAGTTAATCAAGAGTACTAAGAAAGGGTatccaaaagaatgaaaataaaatacaaagaattttaaaagataacagaaaatagTTACTATAAAATGAAGTCCAAACATATGTATAAAGGAAGTTCcctacaaacaaaatgaaataaaagctaaACATCATAAAATCAGCAAGTTATAAAAACTAATGGTGAAGTCTTCGTGTTAAAGAGCATAAACATACAGTAAAATTGACCCAGAACAGTTCATCTCCTAGCCATATCCTTAGAAGACCAAAGCCAGGGCTGGAAGTGTCGCAGTgtcacagtgcttgcctagcctgtgtgaggccctgggtttgaaacCCAAGATTAGGGAAGAGGCATAAGGTGTGGGGGGAACCAACAGAAcctggtaacacacacacacacacacacacacacacacacacacacacacaccaacagaacctggtcacacacacacacacaccaacagaacctggtcacacacacacacacacacacacacacacacacacacacacacacacacacacacacacacacacacgtaatctGAGCACTCAGTAAGGCGAGGCTCAaagattgcaaattcaaggccagtctgggtacATAGCAAGAAcctgataaataaaaattatgacgggtttgaataagaatggcccccatagcctCAAAGATTTGATTgcttagggaatggcactatttgaaaggattaggaggcatggccttgttggagaaggtttggctttattggaggaagtgtgtcattgagggtgggctttgaggcttcaaaaagcccaagccagacccagtgtctctctcttcctgcctgaagatccggatgtagaactctcaacttctccagcaccatgtctgcctgcgggccaccatactccccaccatgatgagaatggactaaatctctgaaactgtaagcaaaccccaattaaatgctttcttttataagagttgctgtggtcacagcaTCTCTTCACAGTACAAGAATACTGACTAAGATAGGCAGTCGCATACAATTTAAACAAGtcatttacaaagaaaagtggGGTGCATTGGCAAGATGACTTTTCATTTGCAGTATAAAAAGCAGTGGAGCAGCAGAACAACATTGTTGGTAACCCCAAACATCTTATCTGAATAAATCATCAGTCACCAGTTATAGAAATGATCCTTGAAAGCGGTCTTTAAATTAGCACTTAAGGTTTTTTCCTAAGTTTTAGACTTCAGAAAATTCAATACTTACATGTCTTTCCTATGGAATTTATTAAGATATGCAACTAACCAAAAGGTATGAGGAAAGTTCAGTAAAAAGACTCCTAGCAACCATGGCATTAACACTAAAACATCAGCAGGGCTAAGGAtagaaaattatttacattatatattctttaaaagtaGAAGTGCTGCTCAACTaaaaacatggaaacaaaatggagaaaggagaaaacaaagtaagTTTTCTGACTGTTGCTTAGCTAATGTGCAGGAGGCAAAAGGTGTCAGGTCTGGGACGACATTGGGAAAGCAAGTGTTAAAGATACAGTCCAGGACAGTAAGTGCCCCCTGTCCTTTAGAATTAGCACAAAGTGTTATTGATACTTGTCAGACCACATAGCAAATACTCCtgtaagatgaaaagaaacatgcAGAAACCTTTAGTGGGTTTTCATGTATTATGGTTCCCACTGCAGAAGACACCAAACTAGCAAAAGTAAAGAATCATACCTAAGCAATCAATAAGGTAGGTCTTACAGATAGATACCTGCAAAACTTTTACTCTGAAGTTTAGAGAGAATAAACTATCTTTTGAATATACACCAGATACATATGGAGAATATCAGATCTCTAATAATTAACTTCTAAACAGCACAACCATAAATGACATTATCTGATTTTCATgtattaaaactaaaaattaaataaatgaaaagtcaaAAAGCCTCAGCCAGCAAAACATATCTAAATTGAGCTAAGAGGGAAATCCTAAAGTGGTAAATTGAAAATAATATCAATTGACATATGTTTCTGTGGATGTATTAAACAAAGAATACATCTTTTATGAGACATTTATGCCAAAGAAGTAACCAGTAATCATAGTATAACACAGATAAATCAAAACTGAAGAATAATTTACAAAACAGTGGGCTTATACTCCTTAAAATATCTAACATAATTGTCACCAGTTGTGTAACCACTGCTGAGTTTACAGACTCCACTGGAAAAGTTCAAATTTATGACCACATAGATAGATGCTCCTGGTTAAATTCAGTGGAGGGGACGGGTATTGGacagaaatgaaagggaaacgGGAGAGGgccactgtgtatatgtgtcagaTTAtctaggagggagggaggagggggagggaggagggagggagggaggaggagggaaggaggggagggagaggggaagggagaggagagagggagagagagaggagagggagcgggggggggagagagagagagagagagagagagagagagagagagagagagagagaaagacaaatttCCAAAGAGGTATTTGTACCCATGTTTATACCACCAATATTCACAATACCTAAGCAACCTAAGTGTCTACTAATaggtaaatgaatgaacaaaatgtggtatatatgagcaagggaattattcagtctaaaaaagaaaggagattctGACATATGCTACACTATGAAAGAACCTCAGAGATGTCATACTGAATTAAATAATCTGGCCACAAGTACTCTGATAGTTCACTTACGCATGGTGTCGATAGTagacaaactcacagaaacagaagtgGGATAGTACTTGCAAGAGGTTAAAGGGAGGAGTATAAAGAGATGGTTTTAAGGAATACCGAGTTTTAGTTTTGTAAGATAAAGTTCTGAAGACTAATTGGATAAAGATGTAAACATACTTAACACCACTAACAGGATTACATTTAAAGACAATTAAAGCTCATGTGGTTGCACATTCCTAtagtcccagcatgtgggagatagagacaagaaaatcaaaagttcaagacgAGCCTCaactatacagtgagtttgaggctagcttaggctatgtgagactctgtcaataaacaaacaaacaagatagatagcaaatttcatgtattttaccATCATTTagtataaaaataagttaaaaatagtAACTAGGTGATAGTGTCCTCTCTGGTGGAAAATTGAAGATCACTTCCCCTTAATGAATAAAAATCCTGAGAAAAACATTAGCAAAAATTTAGaaacataagaaaagaaaatgcatcatAACCAACATGCCAACAACACAAATTATTTCATATTCTTAAAAAGATCATTATCCTGAACTATCagaattgttttatttggggTAATATGTTTCAActcttcctatttcttctttgacctatAAGTTACTCAGAAGTGtgttattttgaaatatcagATTTTCCCCAGATATCTATCACTGATTtccagttttattattttgtaaatcagagcatttttaaagatttgaatcTTCCTGAAAtttattagaatttattttatgtacaaaatACTGTTTTGGTTTGTGGTAAAGTTCTACATGTGTTTCCTTAAAAGGAAATGTGTATTCTGCTGTAGGATGAAGCATTTTGCAAATGCACCTGGGTCAAGTAAGTTGATACTGTTCCTCAGGTCCTCTCAGAAACCTTTCCAATTCTCTGTTCTAGCAGCTATGCTGAGTGAAAATCTTTGAGGATAAGCACTCATCTATTTCTTGCAGTTTTGCTTCATAAATATCAAAGTTGTTACTACATAAACAAGAATTAGAGCATAGTTTGCTGCCAATTTTTCAACATCTGAGTAAAAACACAAGATCTTTAaccaaacatatttaaaaaaaaaatcagaagaattGTAGACCTAAATTGGAAAGAAATAACCATCTAAAAGTTTTGGAGAAAAACATGGAAGCATGTCTTCAAGACCTGTGATaggaaatatttcataaaaaattattaaataccaATCATCAAAGCAAAACTGATAAATTATAATACATTAAGATTAACAATAGTCAACAAAAATAGGTGAAAGAGCAAGTCACAGAGTATTAGAAACTGCAAACCACACATCTGATAAAGATTTTATatcatacatgcaaatatatgtgcATTGGTTGCTTTGAGACAGGCCTCAAGTAGTCCAGACTAGATTCAAGCATGCTATAcagctgaggctgactttgaactcctgatgttcctgcctccacctccaaaggCCTAGTATTACATGAGTGCATCACAGATTCAGctccaaaatacatttttaaatgtctacaaaccaataaataaaagataacctaattttaaaatgagcaaaatatTTGGCAATGTACAAAGGACAGAATTTTAACCAAATGAAGAgccaacattttttaaaaattaacattattccttattttaaaaaagtacacAATCCCAAGAATGGTTAAGATGAAAACACTGATAAATATTAAGTGTTGGCAAGAATTGGCACAAACCAGAACACTCTGCTATTAATGGAagtataataaactggttaaaaaCCTATGCAAAGCAGTCATTGTAACTTCtttatgtttgtctgttttgagacagggtctcattatggtCGCCTAAATTGGCATAGAACTTACTTAGGCAGTCTAATCCTACACCTTACAAAGTGTAGTGTAATATGGTATACATCGAATAGCTGCTATTTCCATAAAACATGATATCTTTTCTATGACTAAGTTTCCTGCTAAGTATATGACGAAAAGAACAAAGTGCATGTGTCCTTTAAAGAATGCATACACATGCTCCAAGTGGCTCCATTAATAAAAGCCAAAACTCAAACACTTGAATGCTgaacacagaaaagagaaacaaaaagaaccacTGTGTATTTGtacaatacatttaaaatacttttaaaattgataTTGAAGAAAATAAACTATAATTGTATAAAAACACTGTATTGTTAATGGTGTTTATTTATATAAAGTTCCATAGTGCACAAAAATTATTTGTGAAAATATGTGTAAAACTAGTGTTTATCTTAGGGAAGACTGTGAAGGAATCCTTTATAGGAAAAGGCAGAGGAATTAGGTGTGGTACCACCTGCCTTCAATGCCAACAGAGGCAAGCAGTTCTCTgtaagtttaaggtcagcctgatctatatagtgagttccaagaaacCAGGCaaacacagtgagatcctatttcaaacaaacaaaagaagaaaaaaatggaacttCTTTGAGTTACAATTAAATAAGTGTATTTACCTGTAAAATGCATCAAGCAAAGCCtaaattttactattattatcattgatgattatattattattaccattattattattaaattattattatgtgATTTGCCATATAActttcagttctctcctcctacctcaATAAGATTTGAACCTGAATTTACAGGGATGTGGCAAGTGCCTTAATTTGCTGATCATCTGGCCAGGTTTCAAACAGTACTTTAAAAGTCTGTGTATTTATATGGGGAGGCACTAACAGAGTGAAAAGAAGTCAAGGAATAGTGCAgctgtagagacagacagactcatatccagaaacaaaaacaactgtcAAGAATGTGGGAAACTGCAAGTCTCACCCAATGCTGGAAAGAATGTACATTGGTTATTCACTTTGGAACTGCTTTAGAAAACTGGTGTATCCACTGAAGCAAAAATAGTAAATATCTCttaggcctggtggcacacacctatcaTCCAAGCATTTGGAGGACTGAGAGAGGACTGCTGAGAGTTTACGAAGATCTGGACTATATACTAAgttctggccagcctgggctatagtgtgCCTATCTCACTAAGAGCAAATCTTGAAATCATATTTTTGATTACTGAAATTACTGAAAGACTAAGCTATCTCTTACTATCTCTTTTCATGTTACAGCTATGACATTATAAAGATGTGTGCATAACCCTTTCAGGTGTCTTGCTAGACTAAACACTTCAATGTTCATTTGTCACATCTTAATAAATAAGTTGAGACCAGAAACGTGAAATAaggaacattttataattttccacAGTCATCAGCAGACCTCAGCTCTGTGAGTCCTGCCACTTAAGCTAGAGAAAAGCTTGGCCAAGAGCCAACAGCTTCACCTTTTTGCTGAGATTCATGTTCTCCATCTTAGCCTTCAGCAGCTTCATCTTATTCATAGTTATTGAATTTTCAATGATCTGTTGCCCAGAAGGAGAAGGCTCAGCTTCTTCATCCTCATCTGTATACAAATTATACACAGAACCACCACTGCAAGGGAAACGGTAAGGACTTAAAACATGCTTGGCACCAGGTGAGGATTAACAGCCCTGTGTACAATAGTAACTACAGATCCTGCTACATAGGAAACACTAACTACATTTTGCCATTgtaaatgaaagaatataaatttcaaaaatggTTCTTTGGCCCAAACTTTGCAGCTAAGGAAGTGCTTGCTCTTTTAATCCTGCTGCCTCcgctttctgaatgctgggattacaggtgtgtgccacccacaCCCAGTTTAATGTAGTCCTAGGGATTGAATTGAGggttttgtgtgtgctaggcaagcatgctaGATATTGAGCTACATATCTAGCATATCCCAAGCATTATTTTGGGGGCAAAGGACACAATTCAGTGGGTAAATCGTTTGCCTTGCCAGCACAAGtactggagttcagttccaaaAACCCAATTTTAAAAGCTGGGTATGAAGGCATggacttgtaatcctagcatgggAAAAGTGGAGACAGCCatatccctgaggctcactgccAGCCAGTTTATCCTCCCCATAGAACTTTAAGCCaatgaaagaccctatctcaaaaaacaaggtggacatcTCCTGAAGAACAAACCTGAGGTCTACTTGCAGtcgctacacacacacatgaacatacaccaACATACAAGtgccacacactcacatgtgcacaaacacatacaaacatttcTTAGGAGAAAACAATTGGGGGAAATGCTGCATCACTATTTAACACTGCTGAAATCAAGTAGAGCTGAGAGACTCCAATATCACTGCAGTGCACTGACAGTACTACCAACTGTGTGCTGGATGCTTGCTCTATCAGCTCTCCTTGAAGACCGTTCCTTTACAAAAACCTATAAAGTAGATACTATGTCcccttttataaatgaaaaactgCAATTAAGAGTGGTGGGACAACAACATGGTTCAGGAGGAAAGGTGCTTGCCCAAGCACTCACGGggtgaaaagaagaaacaaaatcctgaaagttgtcttctaatcCCCAGATGTGTGCAATGGCAGGCACATACCCACCCCCAGCACTAAATAATCTCCAGGTGTGTGCAGTGGCAGGCAcatacccaccccccacacactaaataagtaaatgaaatttaaacatgTAAAGTCTGGAGTGGTGATTcagcctttgattccagcactcaagaggtggaaatgtgtggatctctgtaaatttgagacgGGACTAGTCTAGATAGTGAGCTCCAAGCTAGCCATGGCGgcatagtgagactgtctaaaacacaaacaaaaactagtattttaaaagtaatgttttattcttttgagactttcaatatattttgatcatattcattactctccccaactcctccaagataaTCCCCACCTCCCTACACATCCATCCTCATGTTCTccctttctcttaaaaaaaaaacaaaaacaaaaacaaaaacaaaaacaaaagccatggaGTCCAGTTTGTGTTAGTCTACCCTGAACTGTAGTTAAtgtacccagtgtcactccattgaagaaaatggattttccctctcccaggagTTGTTAGTTGTGAATAAGTCCTTGGCTAGAGGTGGGCATTCTAAGtgaaacacacatttataaagCTAACAGTCACATATGACAGAAAACATAGTGCTTGTCTtgctgggtctaggttaccttgCCCAGGAtgttccagttccatccattcacCTGAAAATATATAACAGCTGAGTATACCCCATtctataaatgtaccacattgccATCATGCAGTACTCAGTTGTTGGACACCTAGGCTGTTTCCAGATGCTATTATACAGAATCAATGAATGTAGATGAGCAAGTACCTCTGTAATAAGATGCTT
This is a stretch of genomic DNA from Cricetulus griseus strain 17A/GY chromosome 8, alternate assembly CriGri-PICRH-1.0, whole genome shotgun sequence. It encodes these proteins:
- the Zfand4 gene encoding AN1-type zinc finger protein 4 isoform X3, encoding MFKADLGRTGIQLYTTYSRGIEKVKVMDNRKEPPFFNEDNVGPFYFKLPFYDTMELFIETLTGTCFELRVSPFEAVISVKGKIQRLEGIPICQQHLIWNNMELEDDYCLNDYNISEGCTLKLVLAMRGGPISTRKVPVEDPLRELAEYMDSSRDEVWEKTSCNKQVTFLVYREGDQLNFFRVVDRGDGTLTPLSESLSGGSVYNLYTDEDEEAEPSPSGQQIIENSITMNKMKLLKAKMENMNLSKKPKKVVKVKPRPPVAPRPPSSSTAAARHRLLRVLPHIGQSCLPSPGNAYLPETSRNAGTSSSAAQGPVDRPVSSLRNELLKEDDKWEMNALSHPPGSIRLLPQMAHIELENDKELADSVLHLGSSLPRRTKLLSGNLPSSNEDDVVLFPPSEECVSEELLLPEVGPFAPFAEGNGVEQSSGVEGIGKVTPEFPLTKGDRGLRAAEQPLNHVARVLSSDPIDNAILNHRESSSHKNRLLSPLLCAAPVSLHNSLVKPQRQSKCFESGNPSASTSQNALRELDIRTIADSSFSRTARFRGVKVDSPGKRSDIISKVEARDITEMANKASKEPVGCVNNNGFLASLARSASRDSLQNTRGAGRLRPSGIGLSTNFQHFQDENIRKSSPQSEPTEFFLVFCVLIVVCSWYWSEWE
- the Zfand4 gene encoding AN1-type zinc finger protein 4 isoform X4, producing MRGGPISTRKVPVEDPLRELAEYMDSSRDEVWEKTSCNKQVTFLVYREGDQLNFFRVVDRGDGTLTPLSESLSGGSVYNLYTDEDEEAEPSPSGQQIIENSITMNKMKLLKAKMENMNLSKKPKKVVKVKPRPPVAPRPPSSSTAAARHRLLRVLPHIGQSCLPSPGNAYLPETSRNAGTSSSAAQGPVDRPVSSLRNELLKEDDKWEMNALSHPPGSIRLLPQMAHIELENDKELADSVLHLGSSLPRRTKLLSGNLPSSNEDDVVLFPPSEECVSEELLLPEVGPFAPFAEGNGVEQSSGVEGIGKVTPEFPLTKGDRGLRAAEQPLNHVARVLSSDPIDNAILNHRESSSHKNRLLSPLLCAAPVSLHNSLVKPQRQSKCFESGNPSASTSQNALRELDIRTIADSSFSRTARFRGVKVDSPGKRSDIISKVEARDITEMANKASKEPVGCVNNNGFLASLARSASRDSLQNTRGAGRLRPSGIGLSTNFQHFQDENIRKSSPQSEPTEFFLSARGIGVSGNNAAAGKRVGESTRHLPPVKAPLQAKKKITKHCFLCGKKTGLASSFECRCGNNFCASHRYAETHGCTYDYKGAGRRYLQEANPVVNAPKLPKI
- the Zfand4 gene encoding AN1-type zinc finger protein 4 isoform X5; translation: MNKMKLLKAKMENMNLSKKPKKVVKVKPRPPVAPRPPSSSTAAARHRLLRVLPHIGQSCLPSPGNAYLPETSRNAGTSSSAAQGPVDRPVSSLRNELLKEDDKWEMNALSHPPGSIRLLPQMAHIELENDKELADSVLHLGSSLPRRTKLLSGNLPSSNEDDVVLFPPSEECVSEELLLPEVGPFAPFAEGNGVEQSSGVEGIGKVTPEFPLTKGDRGLRAAEQPLNHVARVLSSDPIDNAILNHRESSSHKNRLLSPLLCAAPVSLHNSLVKPQRQSKCFESGNPSASTSQNALRELDIRTIADSSFSRTARFRGVKVDSPGKRSDIISKVEARDITEMANKASKEPVGCVNNNGFLASLARSASRDSLQNTRGAGRLRPSGIGLSTNFQHFQDENIRKSSPQSEPTEFFLSARGIGVSGNNAAAGKRVGESTRHLPPVKAPLQAKKKITKHCFLCGKKTGLASSFECRCGNNFCASHRYAETHGCTYDYKGAGRRYLQEANPVVNAPKLPKI